The following proteins are co-located in the Paralichthys olivaceus isolate ysfri-2021 chromosome 10, ASM2471397v2, whole genome shotgun sequence genome:
- the u2af1 gene encoding splicing factor U2AF 35 kDa subunit, giving the protein MAEYLASIFGTEKDKVNCSFYFKIGACRHGDRCSRLHNKPTFSQTIALLNIYRNPQNSAQSADGLTCAISDMEMQEHYDEFFEEVFAEMEEKYGEVEEMNVCDNLGDHLVGNVYVKFRYEEDAEKAVIDLNNRWFNGQPIHAELSPVTDFREACCRQYEMGECTRGGFCNFMHLKPISRELRRELYGRRRKGRHRSRSRSRERRSRSRDRDRGRGGGGGGGGGGGGGGGRDHERRRSRDRERSGRF; this is encoded by the exons ATGGCAGAGTACCTGGCGTCCATTTTTGGGACAGAGAAAGATAA GGTCAactgctctttttattttaaaattggtGCCTGTCGACATGGAGACCGCTGCTCCAGATTGCACAATAAGCCAACTTTCAGCCAG acGATTGCCCTCCTGAACATCTACAGGAACCCCCAAAACAGTGCCCAGTCTGCTGATGGTCTGACCT GTGCCATCAGTGACATGGAGATGCAGGAGCACTATGATGAGTTTTTTGAG GAAGTCTTTGCAGAGATGGAAGAAAAATATGGAGAAGTGGAGGAGATGAACGTATGTGACAACCTCGGGGACCACCTAGTTGGAAATGTGTATGTGAAG TTCCGTTATGAGGAGGACGCTGAGAAGGCTGTGATTGACCTGAATAACCGGTGGTTTAACGGGCAGCCCATCCATGCTGAGCTCTCTCCCGTCACAGACTTCAGAGAAGCTTGCTGTCGCCAGTACGAGATGGG GGAATGTACTCGTGGTGGCTTCTGTAACTTCATGCACCTGAAGCCCATCTCACGTGAACTGAGGAGAGAGCTCTACGGGCGCCGGAGGAAGGG CCGTCATCGGTCTCGGTCCCGATCTAGAGAGAGACGATCTCgctccagagacagagacagaggtcggggaggtggaggcggaggcggaggtggaggtggaggcggaGGTGGCCGTGACCACGAGAGGCGTCgctccagagacagagagcgttCAGGACGATTCTGA
- the sik1 gene encoding serine/threonine-protein kinase SIK1, with product MVIMTETSRGTQSSPAQGRPLQVGFYEIIRTLGKGNFAVVKLARHKVTKTQVAIKIIDKTRLNPSNLEKIYREVQIMKLLNHPHIIKLYQVMETKDMLYIVTEYAKNGEMFDHLTSNGRMSEEEARNKFWQILTAVDYCHRHHIVHRDLKTENLLLDANMNIKLADFGFGNFYNAGEPLSTWCGSPPYAAPEVFEGKEYEGPQLDIWSLGVVLYVLVCGSLPFDGPSLPALRQRVTEGRFRIPFFMSQDCENLIRKMLVVDPAKRISMAQIKQHRWMLADPTAAHKTLSRPLTEYNSNLGDYSEPVLGIMNTLGIDRQRTIESLQSSSYNHFSAIYYLLLERVREHRTQQLSRQCGTWSQRPRSTSDSTGPEVIMESPDSFRTTAFSIPAKNTPPVYPEMECDQGGLFQRVVFPVEASLNRLLWNRSISPNSLLETSISEEVRPRDLEEEEASQSLGPLLPPTTTSRRHTLAEVSAPFHQCNPPCIVVSPSDGASSDSCLKSSSSPTTTLQAAMGEMSTPPASGALLPAGAPLNLSSHLLPQAQGSLPAASFQEGRRASDTSLTQGLKAFRQQLRKNTRTKGLLGLNKIKGLTRQVVPPLSCNRGSRGSLVPALSEHRSMLEEVLHQQRMLQIQHQPQPQVQAAQTGLTQNPLLFLAQQQSPSPPPTTVFASSSMFDTPTTSALPPQPPSVSGQQNPWPQTLETSSTGCSSSSSSCYSSSLSPVASAAYLLEARLHISQQPYPHPHSSLQQLPPSVTQGTFPILSKPAVWSLGVASGSDPDMQELGLGGQQLSSCVMVK from the exons ATGGTGATCATGACAGAGACCAGCCGGGGGACTCAGTCCAGCCCTGCCCAGGGAAGACCACTGCAGGTCGGCTTCTACGAAATTATCCGCACCCTGGGAAAAGGCAACTTTGCAGTGGTGAAACTGGCCAGACATAAAGTCACCAAAACACAG gtGGCCATAAAGATCATAGATAAGACCAGGCTGAATCCCTCCAACCTGGAGAAAATTTACAGAGAAGTGCAGATCATGAAGCTGCTGAACCACCCCCATATCATCAAGCTGTACCAG gTCATGGAGACCAAAGACATGCTGTACATCGTGACGGAGTACGCAAAGAACGGAGAGATGTTCG ACCACCTGACCTCAAATGGCCGCATGAGTGAGGAAGAAGCACGAAATAAGTTTTGGCAGATTCTCACGGCGGTGGACTACTGCCATCGACACCACATCGTCCACCGCGACCTAAAAACCGAGAACCTGTTGCTGGACGCCAACATGAATATAAAACTGGCTG ACTTTGGATTTGGAAACTTCTACAACGCAGGGGAGCCTCTGTCCACATGGTGTGGCAGCCCGCCTTACGCTGCCCCTGAGGTGTTTGAAGGAAAAGAGTATGAGGGGCCTCAGCTTGACATTTGG AGCCTTGGTGTCGTTCTTTATGTTCTTGTGTGCGGTTCTCTTCCATTCGACGGACCTAGCCTTCCTGCGCTCAGACAGAGAGTCACAGAGGGACGATTCAGAATCCCCTTCTTCATGTCTCAAG ACTGTGAAAACCTGATCCGTAAGATGCTGGTGGTGGACCCAGCCAAGAGAATCAGCATGGCCCAGATCAAGCAGCACCGCTGGATGCTGGCGGACCCAACGGCCGCCCACAAGACGCTCAGCCGCCCACTGACCGAGTACAACTCAAACCTGGGCGACTACAGTGAACCCGTCCTGGGCATCATGAACACACTGGGCATCGACCGTCAGAGGACTATTGAG TccctgcagagcagcagctacAATCACTTCTCCGCTATATATTatctgctgctggagagagtgagagagcatcGCACCCAGCAGCTCAGCCGCCAGTGTGGAACCTGGAGCCAGAGACCCAGGAGCACCTCAGACTCCACTGGCCCAGAG GTCATAATGGAGTCCCCTGACAGCTTTAGGACCACAGCATTTTCAATTCCAGCCAAAAATACTCCCCCTGTGTACCCGGAAATGGAGTGTGATCAAGGCGGATTGTTCCAG CGTGTGGTGTTTCCAGTGGAGGCAAGCCTTAACAGATTGCTCTGGAATCGCTCCATTTCACCCAACAGCCTGCTGGAGACGAGCATCAGCGAGGAGGTGCGACCCCGagatctggaggaggaggaggcatcGCAATCTCTTGGGCCCCTtctccctcccaccaccacctcccgcAGACACACTCTGGCTGAGGTGTCGGCCCCTTTCCACCAGTGCAACCCTCCAT GTATTGTGGTCAGTCCCTCTGATGGCGCCTCCTCTGACAGCTGCCTGAAGTCCTCATCCAGTCCCACCACTACTTTACAGGCTGCTATGGGTGAGATGTCAACACCTCCGGCCTCTGGGGCTCTGCTGCCAGCCGGAGCTCCTCTGAacctctcctcccacctccttcCCCAGGCCCAGGGCAGCCTACCAGCCGCCAGCTTCCAGGAAGGTCGCCGAGCCTCCGACACCTCCCTTACACAAG GCCTCAAAGCTTTCCGTCAGCAGCTGAGGAAAAACACACGCACTAAAGGGCTTCTGGGATTAAATAAGATCAAGGGTCTGACGAGGCAGGTTGTTCCTCCCCTCTCCTGTAACCGTGGCAGCCGAGGCTCACTGGTTCCTGCCCTCTCTGAGCACCGCAGCATGCTGGAGGAGGTGCTGCACCAGCAAAG AATGCTGCAGATCCAACACCAGCCGCAGCCTCAGGTCCAAGCAGCTCAGACTGGACTTACCCAGAATCCCTTGCTCTTTCTGGCGCAGCAGCAGTCGCCTTCTCCTCCGCCCACAACTGTGTttgcttcctcctccatgtttgacACCCCCACCACCTCTGCCCTGCCTCCTCAGCCACCTTCAGTGAGTGGACAGCAGAACCCCTGGCCGCAAACCCTAGAGACTTCCTCCACCGGctgctcctcgtcctcctcgtcctgcTACTCATCCTCGCTGTCCCCCGTGGCCTCAGCTGCTTACCTTCTCGAGGCTCGCCTGCACATCAGCCAGCAACCTTACCCTCATCCCCACTCCAGCCTCCAGCAGCTGCCACCATCTGTAACACAAGGCACCTTCCCCATTCTGTCCAAGCCAGCGGTGTGGAGCCTGGGTGTGGCCTCCGGCTCAGATCCCGACATGCAGGAGTTGGGATTGGGCGGGCAGCAGCTCAGTAGCTGTGTGATGGTGAAGTAG